One stretch of Podospora pseudoanserina strain CBS 124.78 chromosome 4, whole genome shotgun sequence DNA includes these proteins:
- the RFT1 gene encoding Oligosaccharide translocation protein rft1 (COG:D; EggNog:ENOG503NWTC), whose translation MGAPEDVAAASKPEPIVSAASTTTSTTTSTRLLRGASVLILLQIISRAITFIANQVLLRFLTAQLLGVSTQLEVYYLSVIFFARESLRVAIQRQDSSSFSDDQGSKKQNNGAQAVVNLGYLAIGLGFPLSFFFGWLYLNSLSTSTLASAPNLVVALYIYALAAIVELLSEPAFMVMQTRLQFSARAAAESIATFLRCTITLGSAVYGARRELSLGVLPFALGQLGYGTGLLLVYLHSGSGLASRENFSLLPRPISSSGQYLHPPTLKLTSSLLSQSVLKHLLTQGDTFLVSILSSPTSQGVYALANNYGGLLARLVFQPIEESSRSYFSRLLSSPSTPLSDKSSEKQTTETAPTPEKTASQSLLSLLKSYLLLSLIITSLAPVAAPLLLSVVAGKQWLTSGAGATLSLYTYYIPLLAINGITEAFVSSVATEKQVHKQSAWMGVFSLVFASAGFITLKVLDMGAEGLVWANGVNMACRIVWCWGFINNWFKQRGVEADVREVLPSGVGVGAAVVAGSLVRGLHFTSKGGVKEVLIGLGKIAGVGVVFLGVLAFSERQFLLSAFQAIKGRRQV comes from the exons ATGGGCGCTCCGGAAGATGTTGCCGCCGCTTCAAAACCGGAACCGATTGTTTCGGCAGCAAGCACGACGACAAGCACGACGACGAGCACTCGCCTTCTCCGGGGCGCGTCCgtgctcatcctccttcaaaTCATATCCCGCGCCATCACCTTCATCGCCAACCAGGTCCTGCTGCGTTTTCTAACCGCTCAACTGCTTGGCGTTTCGACCCAACTTGAAGTTTACTATCTCTCTGTCATCTTTTTTGCGAGGGAAAGTCTGCGTGTGGCCATTCAGCGCCAggactcttcctccttctcagaTGACCAGGGCAGCAAGAAGCAAAACAATGGCGCCCAAGCCGTCGTCAACCTGGGTTACCTTGCCATTGGCCTAGGCTTtcccttgtccttcttctttggctggCTTTACCTCAACTCACTgagcacctccaccctcgcctcaGCTCCGAATCTCGTCGTGGCACTCTACATCtacgccctcgccgccatcgtGGAACTCCTCTCCGAACCAGCGTTCATGGTGATGCAAACTCGGCTACAATTCTCAGCtcgcgccgccgccgagtcCATCGCTACTTTCCTCCGTTGCACCATCACCCTTGGCTCAGCCGTCTATGGTGCCCGTCGGGAGTTGTCTCTTGGAGTGCTGCCCTTCGCCCTCGGCCAGCTAGGCTACGGAACTGGTCTTCTCCTCGTCTATCTCCACAGCGGCTCCGGTCTTGCATCAAGAGAGAATTTCTCCTTGCTTCCCCGACCAATTTCTTCCTCGGGGCAGtacctccaccctcccaccctcaAACTCACGTCTTCCTTGCTCTCTCAGTCGGTTTTAaaacacctcctcacccaagGCGACACCTTTCTCGTCTctatcctctcctcccccacttCGCAGGGTGTTTATGCATTAGCAAACAACTACGGCGGTCTCCTCGCCCGTCTCGTCTTCCAACCCATCGAGGAGTCCTCGCGCAGTTACTTTTCCCGGTTgctctcctcgccttccaccCCTCTTTCAGATAAAAGTTCCGAAAAGCAGACCACAGAGACCGCGCCCACCCCGGAAAAAACAGCCTCCCagtccctcctctccctcctcaaatcctacctcctcctctccctgatcatcacctccctcgcccccgtCGCTGCtcctttgttgttgtccgtCGTGGCAGGAAAGCAGTGGCTCACGTCCGGTGCGGGTGCCACCCTCTCTCTATACACCTATTACATCCCCTTACTCGCCATCAACGGTATAACCGAGGCTTTCGTCTCGTCCGTTGCCACGGAGAAGCAGGTCCACAAGCAGTCAGCCTGGATGGGGGTGTTTAGTCTCGTGTTTGCCTCGGCCGGGttcatcaccctcaaggTCCTCGACATGGGTGCAGAGGGGCTGGTCTGGGCGAATGGGGTGAACATGGCTTGTAGGATcgtttggtgttgggggttcATCAACAACTGGTTCAAAcagaggggggtggaagcggatgtgagggaggtgttgcCGAGCGGGGTTGGAGTCGGggcggccgtggtggcggGGAGTCTGGTTAGGGGGTTACACTTCACCAGCAAGGGaggggtgaaggaggtgttgatcgggttggggaagattgccggggtgggggtggtgtttttgggggtgct ggcATTTTCCGAACGACAGTTTTTACTGTCTGCATTTCAAGCGATCAAAGGACGGAGGCAGGTGTAG
- a CDS encoding hypothetical protein (EggNog:ENOG503NW4V; CAZy:AA9; COG:G), with product MKLNLGSLALWVLSAAPVAEAHYRFSKLLVNGKLSGDWEYMRENSNGIMPTKQFLAPSDDFRCNSGSFANAGKTKVAKVMPGDTIGFQLWYYATMQHPGPLTIHMSKAPGDVRNYRGDGDWFKVHQMIICKAPNQYLNDKDWCTWDLATVQFTLPRDTPPGQYLVRVEHIALHGAQSGDTEFYFTCAQIEVGGNGNGKPGPMVKIPGLYDSNDPALRFFIYGARSYPYTNVGKHAVWTGGSGGGSSPAPNPAPSNPPVTNPSPGGGTAPLWGQCGGNGWTGPTRCAEGTCKFSNDWYSQCVP from the exons ATGAAGTTGAATCTTGGAAGCCTCGCCCTCTGGGTGCTCTCAGCGGCACCAGTCGCTGAGGCCCATTACCGCTTCAGCAAACTGCTCGTGAACGGCAAGCTCTCCGGCGACTGGGAGTACATGCGAGAGAACAGCAACGGCATCATGCCCACGAAACAGTTTCTCGCACCCAGTGACGACTTCCGGTGCAATTCCGGCAGCTTTGCCAATGCTGGAAAGACCAAAGTGGCCAAGGTCATGCCTGGAGATACCATCGGCTTCCAGCTGTGGTACTACGCGACGATGCAGCACCCAGGGCCGTTGACGATCCACATGTCCAAAGCCCCCGGCGATGTGCGCAACTATCGCGGTGATGGGGACTGGTTCAAAGTTCATCAGATGATCATCTGCAAGGCCCCGAACCAATACCTG AACGATAAGGACTGGTGCACGTGGGACCTTGCCACCGTCCAGttcaccctcccccgcgACACCCCCCCCGGTCAATATCTCGTCCGCGTCGAGCACATTGCCCTGCACGGTGCCCAAAGCGGTGACACAGAGTTCTACTTCACTTGCGCACAGATTGAAGTCGGCGGCAATGGCAACGGTAAACCGGGACCCATGGTGAAGATCCCCGGACTCTACGACTCGAATGATCCGGCATTGCGTTTCTTTATTTATGGCGCGCGGTCGTATCCTTATACCAACGTTGGCAAGCATGCGGTTTGGACAGGTGGCAGCGGTGGCGGGAGCTCGCCGGCGCCTAACCCGGCCCCGTCGAATCCGCCAGTCACCAACCCATCTCCAGGTGGTGGCACGGCGCCTCTTTGGGGTCAATGTGGAGGGAATGGCTGGACGGGCCCGACACGGTGTGCGGAGGGAACTTGCAAGTTTAGCAACGATTGGTATTCGCAATGTGTGCCCTGA
- the DBP3 gene encoding RNA-dependent ATPase (BUSCO:EOG092625P1; EggNog:ENOG503NV0I; COG:A) has protein sequence MSAGKKHARPDGEEQAVRSSKKAKTDEVANATTDADGSDLKAEKKKQKKKDKKEKEKRERGEKKERKEKKENKEDADEQQDTEIPDAESGPKAEKTDKKKDKKKSNKSKSSEEPIASASDDEIKAYLTKEEIKIEDPSNSSLQPILKFTQLPTSKLIAKKPFAAYNAPTPIQAASWPFTLAGRDAIGIAETGSGKTMAFALPCVEKLSIHSKKASKDYRSTRPRAVIVAPTRELAMQTHEAVSGLASQVGLTAVCIYGGASKDDQRALLRKNSGADIITATPGRLKDFLSDNTVNLGDVMFAVLDEADRMLDKGFEDDIKLILGGCPPKEERQTLMFTATWPTSVRVLAESFMVNPVKVTIGNRTRAGEDGNSSGTVELQANSRIEQKVEVVDPRGKEQRLLELLREAQKGSAKNDRILVFCLYKKEAVRVEQFLERRGIRVASIHGDLRQDQRTKSLEAFKAGTTSVLVATDVAARGLDIPEVKLVINVTFPLTIEDYVHRIGRTGRAGKTGKAITLFTEHDKAHSGSLVNILKAAKQDVPEDLLKFGTTVKKKAHDSYGAFYKDVDMTKKATKITF, from the exons ATGTCTGCCGGAAAGAAGCACGCCCGTCCCgacggggaggagcaggccgtTCGCTCCTCCAAGAAGGCAAAGACCGACGAGGTTGCCAATGCCACGACCGACGCCGATGGCTCCGACTtgaaggccgagaagaagaagcagaagaagaaggacaagaaggagaaggagaagagggaaaggggggagaagaaggaaaggaaggagaaaaaagagaacaaGGAGGACGCCGACGAGCAACAAGACACCGAGATCCccg acgccgagTCCGGGCCCAAGGCTGAGAAGacggacaagaagaaggataagAAGAAGTCTAACAAGTCCAAGTCATCCGAGGAGCCTATCGCCAGCGCTTCCGATGACGAGATAAAGGCTTACctgaccaaggaggagatcaaaaTCGAGGacccctccaacagctcTCTGCAGCCCATCCTCAAGTTCACCCAGCTTCCCACCTCCAAGCTCATCGCCAAGAAGCCCTTCGCCGCCTACAATGCCCCCACTCCCATTCAGGCCGCTTCCTGGCCCTTCACCCTTGCCGGCCGCGATGCGATCGGTATTGCCGAGACGGGTTCTGGAAAGACCATGGCCTTCGCTCTGCCCTGCGTCGAGAAGCTTAGCATCCACTCCAAGAAGGCGTCCAAGGACTACCGCAGCACCCGCCCACGCGCCGTCATTGTGGCACCCACCCGTGAGCTGGCCATGCAGACGCACGAGGCTGTCTCTGGGCTGGCTTCTCAGGTCGGTCTCACGGCCGTCTGCATCTACGGTGGCGCGAGCAAGGATGACCAGCGCGCGCTTCTGCGCAAGAACAGCGGTGCCGATATCATCACGGCGACCCCCGGCAGATTGAAGGACTTCCTTTCCGACAACACTGTCAACCTCGGCGACGTCATGTTTGCCGTGCTTGACGAGGCCGATCGCATGCTGGACAAGGGTTTCGAGGACGACATCAAGCTGATCTTGGGCGGCTGCCCGCCAAAGGAGGAGCGCCAGACCCTGATGTTCACTGCGACATGGCCGACAAGTGTGCGTGTTCTCGCCGAGAGCTTCATGGTCAACCCCGTCAAGGTCACCATTGGCAACCGCACTCGCGCCGGCGAAGATGGGAACAGCAGTGGTACCGTCGAGTTGCAAGCCAACAGCAGAATCGAGCAAAaggtcgaggtcgtcgaTCCCCGGGGCAAGGAGCAGCGGCTCTTGGAGCTTCTCCGTGAAGCACAGAAGGGCTCTGCCAAGAACGACAGGATATTGGTGTTTTGCCTGTacaagaaggaggcggtgcGCGTGGAGCAGTTCCTCGAAAGGCGAGGCATCCGCGTCGCTAGTATCCACGGTGACCTCCGACAGGACCAGCGTACCAAGAGCCTGGAGGCCTTCAAGGCCGGTACCACATCGGTGCTGGTTGCCACAGATGTTGCCGCCCGTGGGTTGGATATCCCCGAGGTTAAGCTTGTCATCAACGTCACC TTCCCCTTGACCATTGAGGACTATGTCCACCGCATTGGCCGAACAGGCCGTGCCGGAAAGACAGGCAAGGCCATCACGCTGTTCACCGAGCACGACAAGGCGCACTCTGGCTC CctcgtcaacatcctcaaggcCGCCAAGCAAGATGTGCCAGAAGATCTCTTGAAGTTTGGCACGaccgtcaagaagaaggcccaCGACTCGTATGGTGCTTTTTACAAGGACGTGGACATGACCAAGAAGGCGACCAAGATAACTTTCTAA
- a CDS encoding hypothetical protein (EggNog:ENOG503PZQN), which produces MVSSKAFFCLPLALYSFFGSALASSDGSIGKRDAHLEERQRCRTPGWIPACPGPFQCVPPGAICCSDGVTYVMPPRNCPDGQTPLATATINDPAPTITTLITTVPASTITVIDYTWYTFTYYYYYYYYSYHVDATTTILYSTLVTTSTGISLTATNAAAATSLYNEYTRTVVVPTPSQTVTTVTSAAETISVEPEPTPTASLTVSATGNGTISLVLPTSTSSTPVQAGAGRNGIVGGFLGLALGFAAIL; this is translated from the exons ATGGTCAGCTCAAAGGCATTCTTTTGCTTGCCATTGGCACTATACTCTTTCTTTGGCTCCGCCCTGGCATCTAGTGATGGCTCGATTGGCAAGCGAGATGCTCATCTCGAAGAACGTCAGCGTTGCCGGACTCCAGGCTGGATTCCTGCCTGCCCCG GTCCCTTTCAGTGCGTTCCACCGGGAGCCATCTGCTGCTCCGACGGCGTGACGTACGTAATGCCTCCCCGTAACTGTCCCGACGGCCAAACCCCCCTGGCtaccgccaccatcaacgaCCCAGCCCCTACCATCACCACGCTCATCACCACGGTCCCGGCCTCTACGATTACCGTCATTGACTATACGTGGTACACCTTCACATATTATTACTACTACTATTATTACTCCTATCACGTCGATGCAACCACAACGATCCTTTATTCTACTCTCGTCACAACGTCTACCGGCATCTCTTTGACTGCAACGAACGCTGCCGCAGCCACATCCTTGTACAATGAATATACTAGGACCGTGGTCGTGCCAACTCCTTCTCAGACGGTTACAACTGTTACTAGTGCAGCTGAGACCATCTCCGTTGAGCCTGAGCCGACCCCTACCGCGAGCCTCACTGTCTCGGCGACTGGCAATGGCACTATCAGCCTGGTCCTTCCCACAAGCACTAGCAGCACGCCAGTTCAAGCGGGTGCCGGAAGGAATGGCATTGTTGGAGGTTTCTTGGGTCTGGCCCTTGGGTTCGCCGCGATACTTTAG